Genomic window (Verrucomicrobiia bacterium):
CAGAGCCACCGAGCGCACCGCGAAAAAATCCGACGCTGTGCCTCTGCGGCAAAAAACCTGCAGGGTCAGTATTGCAGAAAGTTCGCAGTTTGCGTCGGCGTTGCTGCTTTCCGCCAAGCGCGGGGGCTGGGAAGTGAAGGTGGCGGGCGAGGATGCCGAGGAAGTGCCGTACGTCACGATGACGGAAAAATTGGTGGAAGTATTTCCGTGGAAGGGCGGAACATTTCAGATTGAGCCGGACGCGAGCAGCGGGAGTTATTTTTGGGCGGCGGGATGGCTTGTAACTGTTTTTGAGTTATTTTTTTCAATCACGCGTGCCGGCGATTGGAAGGGTTCGCCAATCATCGTTCGGGATTGGCCGACGACAGGCTGGCAATTAGATGCCGAGTTTCCGGATTTCCTCCCGTTCCCGGAGTCAATTTCGCGTGCTCACCAGCTAGCTGACAGCATCATGACGGCTATTGTTGTTGCTGCCGACAAACAGGCGGCTTGTGGGTGGGGTCGGACAGAGACCCGAACGACTATTTCTTTTACTGACCTTGGCCGCCTGCGGGTTCAAGAATGTGAGCGCGTCGTTGCGCTGCGAACGGAATTGACCAAGTGCGGCGCGAAGGTGATCGAGGAAGGTGACACGTTGACGGTTTATCCGTCCAAGCTGCACGGCGCGGAGATTGAGACGTATGATGATCATCGCATGGCGATGTGTTTCGCCATTCTGGGATTGAAAGTGCCGGGCATAAAACTCAAGAATCCTGCTTGTGTAAAAAAGACGTTCCCCAATTTTTTTCAAAAACTTGCCGCGCCGCCGCCGCACGGTCTGGGCGTGGAGATTCGCGACGGGCACACGGGACGGAAGCTGGAAGAGGACGAGCTGTTTGCGGATTGAGCGGTTGAGCGAGCGTTGCAACGGCAACTCGCCACAACGGATTCTCCCGTGCGGGCGGCGATGCGGCGACGTTTTAACAATTTAACGCGGTAACGATTTAACGAAGTGAAAAAACATCCCATCGTCATTGCCATTGACGGCACGAGCGCGAGTGGCAAGAGCACCAATGCCAAACTGGTTGCGAAAGCGCTCGGCTACGTTTATGTGGACACCGGCGCGATGTATCGCACGCTGGCCTGGTACTGTCTCCGGAACCAGATTGATTATCACAACCCCAAGGCGGTGGCGGCGGCGTGTCGCCGATGGAAAGCCAAACTGGAAGTTGTGGACGAGCGGGTGCGGCTCACGGTGGATGGCTATTTTCCCGAGAAGGAAATTCGCGAATCAAATGTCAGCATGGTGGTATCACTCGTCGCCACCGTGCCGAAGGTGCGCGAGTGGATGAAGAAAACGCAGCGCGATTGCCTCCAGTTCGGCAACCTCGTGATGGAGGGGCGCGATATCGGCACGAATGTTTTTCCCGAGACGGATTACAAATACTACCTCGACGCGCAAATTGAGGAGCGCACCAAACGCCGTCAGGCGGAAGGCGTGAATGAAAATCTCGCCGCGCGGGATCAGCGCGACAGCCAGCGCGCCGCGGCGCCCTTGATGATTGCGCTGGGCGCGAAAGTCATCAACAACTCGAACCTGACGGCGGCGCAGACGAGCGGGATGTTGATCAAGGATATTCAAGAACGGTTGAAGGCGGACGGGCGATGAATCCGGTTTACTTTCTGGGTTGGTGTTTTTTTCGGTTGACCTACCGGCTGTATTGCCGGGCGGAATGGTTTAATCCCGAGCGCGTGCCGGATTCGGGGCCGCTCATTTTAGCCGCCAACCACGCGAGTATCATTGACCCGCCGCTGGTGGGCACGGGACTGAACCGCGGCATCAGCTATCTCGCGCGCGAATCGCTCTTTCGTTTTCCCGGTGTGGGTTGGGTGCTGCGGAATTGGGACGCCGTGCCGGTGGATCGCGACGGTGGCGGCGCGAAAGGTTTGAAAATCATTCTGGATCGGCTGTTGGGCGGGGCGGGGATCATTCTATTCCCCGAAGGCACGCGGACGTTGGATGGCAAACTTCAGCCGGCGCGATCGGGTATTGGTTTAACCGTCATCAAATCCACGGCGCCGGTCGTGCCCGTGCGCGTGTTCGGCACCTTCGAAGCTTATGGCAAAGCGGCCCGCTTTCCCAAGCCGCGCAAGATTGCCGCGAAGTATGGCAAGCCGATGATGTTTGCCGAACTGCGGGCCGAGGCGAAAACCTGTTCCAAAGCGCGGTTGAAGCAGATTTATCAGGAAGTCGCCAATCAGATCATGGCCGAGATCGCCAAACTGGAGCCGTGCGAAGACAAGGAAAGTTTTCCGTAAGGCAGAAAAATTTTGTGCGGTTTTGCCTCCGACGGGTGCTACCAGGTGAATGAACATGCTCGACGATGCCGCATTGCTACAGCGGTTCGCCGCTGCCCGGGCCGAAGATGACTTCGCGGAACTGGTCCGGCGGCATCTCAATCTCGTCTATTCCGCCGCGCTGCGTCAGGTCGCGGGCGAGCATCAACTGGCCGAAGAGATCACGCAGAATGTGTTTGCTGATCTGGCGCGCAAGGCCGGGACGTTGACGGGGCACGCCTCCTTGACCGGCTGGCTTTACACCAGCGCGCATTAC
Coding sequences:
- a CDS encoding 3-phosphoshikimate 1-carboxyvinyltransferase yields the protein MALPDLIEIVPLEKPVRAEITVPGSKSITNRALILAALADGKVTLTGALWSEDTQVMTDCLQKLGFEIRVENDPAEFCNRIITVKGQGGKIPRAGTAEQPLELFVGNAGTAARFLAAMVCLGDGVYRLHGVPRMHERPQAELFQALRELGYRVESEKGNDKLPVIISHRATERTAKKSDAVPLRQKTCRVSIAESSQFASALLLSAKRGGWEVKVAGEDAEEVPYVTMTEKLVEVFPWKGGTFQIEPDASSGSYFWAAGWLVTVFELFFSITRAGDWKGSPIIVRDWPTTGWQLDAEFPDFLPFPESISRAHQLADSIMTAIVVAADKQAACGWGRTETRTTISFTDLGRLRVQECERVVALRTELTKCGAKVIEEGDTLTVYPSKLHGAEIETYDDHRMAMCFAILGLKVPGIKLKNPACVKKTFPNFFQKLAAPPPHGLGVEIRDGHTGRKLEEDELFAD
- the cmk gene encoding (d)CMP kinase — its product is MKKHPIVIAIDGTSASGKSTNAKLVAKALGYVYVDTGAMYRTLAWYCLRNQIDYHNPKAVAAACRRWKAKLEVVDERVRLTVDGYFPEKEIRESNVSMVVSLVATVPKVREWMKKTQRDCLQFGNLVMEGRDIGTNVFPETDYKYYLDAQIEERTKRRQAEGVNENLAARDQRDSQRAAAPLMIALGAKVINNSNLTAAQTSGMLIKDIQERLKADGR
- a CDS encoding 1-acyl-sn-glycerol-3-phosphate acyltransferase, encoding MNPVYFLGWCFFRLTYRLYCRAEWFNPERVPDSGPLILAANHASIIDPPLVGTGLNRGISYLARESLFRFPGVGWVLRNWDAVPVDRDGGGAKGLKIILDRLLGGAGIILFPEGTRTLDGKLQPARSGIGLTVIKSTAPVVPVRVFGTFEAYGKAARFPKPRKIAAKYGKPMMFAELRAEAKTCSKARLKQIYQEVANQIMAEIAKLEPCEDKESFP